A region of Vicia villosa cultivar HV-30 ecotype Madison, WI unplaced genomic scaffold, Vvil1.0 ctg.000910F_1_1, whole genome shotgun sequence DNA encodes the following proteins:
- the LOC131632112 gene encoding PLAT domain-containing protein 3-like, whose translation MATTTFFIAILFLFSLSFTTTVRSDSDDDCVYTVYVRTGSVLKGGTDSKIGIKLYDKYGYYIYIKSLVPWGGLMGSGYNYFERGNLDIFSGRGPCLDGPVCAVNVTSDGGGAHHGWYCNYVEVTTTGPHVSCSQEQFEVEQWLATDTSPYQLWAVRNHCRYSLDQARPKTGPSVHNRIGSEFSILNAGA comes from the exons ATGGCAACCACGACATTCTTCATCGctattctcttcctcttctccctCTCCTTCACCACAACCGTTAGATCC GACTCCGACGATGATTGCGTCTACACGGTCTACGTTCGAACCGGTTCGGTTCTAAAAGGAGGAACCGACTCAAAGATCGGAATCAAACTATACGACAAATACGGTTACTACATCTACATCAAGAGCCTCGTTCCATGGGGCGGGTTAATGGGTTCGGGTTACAATTACTTCGAACGCGGTAACCTTGATATCTTCAGCGGAAGAGGACCTTGCTTAGACGGACCCGTTTGCGCCGTTAACGTAACGTCTGACGGTGGCGGAGCACATCACGGTTGGTACTGTAACTACGTGGAGGTTACTACAACTGGGCCCCACGTGTCGTGTTCGCAGGAGCAGTTCGAGGTTGAGCAGTGGCTCGCGACGGATACTAGTCCTTATCAGCTGTGGGCCGTCAGGAATCATTGTCGTTACAGTTTGGATCAGGCCCGACCCAAAACCGGCCCATCTGTTCATAATAGGATTGGATCTGAGTTTTCTATTTTGAATGCTGGCGCGTGA
- the LOC131632129 gene encoding uncharacterized protein LOC131632129: MGKRGRPPKEVVSPATTSNNNTKSDHKNTEAAPSKPTEVHQEEIAGSPSKGKGVIAGQTLETTIEENESKKLWIDVISGNRNPSNGKTLQFIAPKMVDGIAEAVIEEADVANEVRFWDTSLIMYVLGGELSMNGVKQFMLKQWNFVKLPDMYYNNEGYFVLRFHSHKDRDDVLMKGPYTIRNMPMLLAEWKPNFNLKRDMLRTIPVWIQLPQLPLHLWGTTSLGKIASILGTPLMTDECTANMYRISYARVLVEIDITQELVHEITITDEKGEKLKQKIEYEWRPPYCMKCQKIGHKCEEKKQKPMTQKWLPKEKKDKEAMSEKPLQQVTVPIQVTPVNTPVPTSPKNQREQIQRTDAEILPWTDVKRKGRETNRKTGTGKSICTSQSEGSYGNLFATLGDGSASVFLDDVP; encoded by the coding sequence ATGGGGAAACGGGGACGACCACCAAAAGAGGTGGTGTCACCGGCGACAACATCAAACAACAACACTAAATCAGATCACAAGAATACTGAAGCAGCACCAAGCAAGCCAACCGAAGTCCATCAAGAGGAGATTGCAGGATCGCCATCCAAGGGAAAGGGGGTAATTGCAGGGCAAACCCTAGAAACCACAATTGAAGAAAATGAATCGAAGAAGCTATGGATTGATGTCATCAGCGGTAACCGGAATCCCAGTAATGGAAAGACTCTCCAATTCATTGCGCCTAAGATGGTTGACGGAATTGCCGAAGCTGTGATTGAGGAAGCCGATGTTGCCAATGAGGTAAGATTTTGGGATACATCATTAATCATGTATGTATTAGGAGGAGAACTATCTATGAATGGTGTCAAACAGTTTATGCTTAAGCAGTGGAATTTTGTGAAGCTTCCGGATATGTATTACAACAATGAAGGATATTTTGTATTGAGATTCCACTCGCATAAAGACAGGGATGATGTTCTTATGAAAGGGCCATACACCATAAGAAACATGCCAATGCTGTTAGCAGAATGGAAACCAAACTTTAACTTGAAGAGAGACATGCTTCGAACCATTCCAGTTTGGATTCAACTACCGCAATTGCCTCTGCACTTATGGGGAACTACCAGTTTGGGGAAGATTGCTAGCATTTTGGGCACACCATTAATGACAGATGAATGTACTGCCAACATGTACAGAATTTCCTATGCTAGAGTATTGGTAGAGATAGATATCACACAAGAACTCGTGCACGAGATAACAATTACTGATGAGAAAGGCGAGAAGCTGAAACAAAAGATTGAATACGAGTGGAGACCGCCATATTGCATGAAATGTCAAAAAATAGGGCATAAGTGTGAAGAGAAAAAACAGAAACCAATGACTCAAAAGTGGTTACCAAAAGAGAAGAAGGATAAGGAGGCAATGTCAGAAAAACCTCTTCAGCAGGTAACTGTTCCAATTCAGGTGACACCCGTAAATACCCCTGTACCAACATCTCCAAAAAATCAGAGGGAGCAGATCCAACGCACAGATGCAGAAATCCTTCCTTGGACTGATGTCAAAAGAAAAGGCAGAGAAACCAACAGGAAGACCGGCACGGGCAAGAGCATATGCACATCTCAATCCGAAGGCAGTTATGGGAATCTATTTGCAACACTTGGGGATGGATCAGCCTCAGTGTTTCTCGACGATGTCCCATGA